GCGAGCGTCGTCCATCGCGCCGGTTTTTTCGTAGGCGCCGGCCAGCAGGCCCGCGGAAATCGGGTTCACCACATCCTCTTCCAGATGCGGGATCGCTTGCGGAAATTTTCCCTGCGCCACCAGCAGTGCTCCCGCAGCCCCGTGATAAGAACGCTGGATCAGGTGGCTGCGGCTGGCGGCCGCCATGCTCGCCAGCTCGGCTACGGCTTTCGCGGCGCCCGCGCGGCCATCGGCAAACCGGGCCCGCAACGCGCGCGCGTACAGAATTTGCGCGTGCTCTTCCGCGCGATCGGACTTCGCCATCCCGGGATCGGCGGCGAGCGCCTTTTCGGCACGGTCCAGCCACTTCGTGGCGGCCGCGTTGCTGGTGGCGTACATCCCCATCGCGCGATACGCCGTCGCGCGCCGCCGTGCCATGCCGAGCGCGCGCGCTTTTGCCGCCACTTCGCCGAACGCCTTGTCGGCGTCCTCAAACTTCATCTCGCGCACATACGTGAGGGCGGATTGCAGCGCGTAGTCCACGGCATCGCCCTGCGTCGGGGCGTTGGCGATGGCTTCGGCGTACGCGGCGCGGGCCTTCTGGCCCTCACCCATCAGAGCGTACGTATCGGCCAAGCCCAGCAAAGAAAACTTGGGATCGATTTTCAGCGAGGCGCGGTAGTGCTCCAGCGCCTGGTCGTAGCGTCCCGCCATGCGGCAAACCTCGCCCCACGAATCATGCGGGTTCGGCTCGTTGGGCAGCAGCGCCGCGTAGCGCGCCATCACTTCAACGGCCTTATCGTAGTTGCGCGAGAACGCGTATGAGTAACCCAGTTCGTTGAGCACCGCCGGATAGTTCTGGTCGGCGGCCAACGCCCGCTCCAGCAGCTTCTGTCCCTGCTCATAACGCCGTTGCAGGATCAGCCATCGCCCTGCCAGGAAGCCGATGCGCGGATCGTCGGGAAAATCGTGCAGCAGGTCGTTCATGGCCGCGATCGCGGTCACGTAATCGTTTTCCCGCGATCCCGCGATCCAGGAAATCAGGAGCTTCTCGCCCCGTGAGCTGCGCGGCGCCAGCCGGCGCGCGGCGGTAAGTTCGCGCGTCTCCTCCGCCGGATCAGTGGTGCAATACGCCACGAACAGGTGCGCCAGCGCAAAGCTCGCGTCGGCTTTGGCGGCGGCGCGAAATTCATCGAGCGCCGGGCCAAGCTGAAGATTTTCGATGGCCGCGATTCCGCGCTCGAACTTCGCACGCGCTTCGGCCGACGCGGTGCTCGCCGGCACCAACTTCGGCTGACTCGCCGCTTGTGGGGCGGGCATCGCCGTCACGCATGCGGCAGCAGCAACCAGGCACACTGCCAGATCGCGGATCTTCAGCATCGGGTCCCTCGTCGAGCACACGAATGCGGCTTCACGCGAACGCTAGCACATCGGAACCACGCGGCCAATGTTACCGACGGTACCGTGCGCACCGTGGTTCATGGGCCTTCCCGGCCGCGCAGTTTGGTATTATCGGCGGCGAAAAACTGTATTTATGCTTCTTTTGGGCCGAGTGGCGTTGTTGATGTGCGCGGTTTGCGCCTGCTGCTCGACCGCACTCGCGCGCGACATTGCTATCGTCGTGCACAAAGGAAACTCCACCCGCAGCATTCCCTTCGCGACCCTGGTTCGCATGTGCAAGGGCCTGCAGCGCAAATGGCCCGACAATCGCGATCTCACCGTCGTCATGCGCCAGCCCGCCGCGCCCGAGATGAAGCTGGTGCTGCGGAAGATTTTTGCGCTCACGCCCGAGGCCACCAACCAGCTCATCACGGCTGCGAATCAAACCCGCCGCGACCATCCTGCGATCCTCCTGGTCGATTCCGACGACGTGCTCATCAGGGCCGTCGAAACCAATCCCGGCGCCATCGGCCTGGTGGATGTTTACTCCATCACGGGCACGATCAACGTCGTAAAGGTGGACGGCAAGTCTCCTCTCGAACCCGGCTACGTGCTTCACGGAAACTGATCAGCTCTTCGTCGCCGGTGCTCCTTCGCATCTGGGGGAGTTGATATTCCGTTGTGACGAATGAGCCGCCCTCTGCCGCCATCGTTGCCGCTCAAAGCACGGCTTCGAACAGGTGGACTCCTTGCCGCCACGATCCTCGCGTCGAGCATGGCATTCGGCGACAGCACCGTCGTCAGCGTGGCGTTGCCTGCGCTCCAGGCAAATCTTCACGCGACGGCTCGTCGCCGGGCAGCCACCGCACCAGCTGCGGCTGGCTCGCCGCCTTCCAACCCAGGATGAAGCCGAACACCGCCATTTGGGCCTCGCCGCGAAAATCCATGTCGTCGCGATATTCATCGCTGGGCTGGTGGTAGCGGTGCGCGGTGTACTCCTCGGCCTGCTTCGCTCCCCATTGCTGATCGTGTCCGCGAAACTTGTCGCCCTGGTTCACGGAGAACGCCGGTATCCCGACGCGCGCCAGGCTGAAATGATCGGACCGGTAATAATGCCCGGCCTGCGGCCGCGGATCGGGCTTGATCTCCAGCCCGAATGAACGCGCCACGCTCTCGACGGTGGGATAGAACGTGGTGCGCTCCGAGCCGGCAACTTGGGTCTGCTCGGGAATCCCGAACGGTTGCACGTTGTCGAAGTTCAGGGCGAGGGTGATCTTGTCCGCTGCAGCCGGCAAATGCAGCCCAAGGTACTCGGAGCCCAGCAGTCCCTGCTCTTCTGCGGTGACCGAAGCGAAGTAGATCGAGCGCGCCGGCCGCGGCCTCACGTTCGACCACGCCCGCGCCAGTTCCAGCAGGATGCCGCAGCCGGTAGCGTTGTCGGCCGCGCCATTGTAGATCTGGTCGCCCTTCAATGCGGGATCAATTCCCAGGTGGTCATAGTGCGCGCTGTACATCACGCCCTCACCCGCCCGCGGCCCCGCGCCCGGCAACTCGGCAATCACATTGTTCGAATCGAACGGGCGCACGCGGCTCACGATGTGAGCGTGCGCCTCGACCGCGAGCGGAATCGGGCGAAAATCGCGGGACTTCGCCTGCTGCATGAGCGCGTCCAGGTCCTGCCCGGCTGACTTCAGAACCTGCCGTGCAACTTCCAGCTGAACCCAACCGGCCGCCTTCAACTTCGGCCCCGGCTTGTCGCGCAGAAATGATCTCTCGCCGCCCCACGAATTCCGCACTACCTCCCAGCCGTAGCTGGCCATGTCGGTTTTGTGAATGAGCAGCACGCCGGCCGCTCCCTTGCGCGCGCCTTCTTCGTACTTGTAGGTCCAGCGGCCGTAGTAGGTGAGCGCATCGCCCTTGAAGAACTTCGGATCGCTCGACGGCGGCTCGTTGACCAGCATCAGCAGGATTTTGCCGCGCACGTCGGCGTCCTTGTAGTCGTTCCACTTGTACTCGGGCGCGTCGATGCCATATCCCACGAACACCACCGGCGCGTCGATGTCGACCACTGGTTGCTGCGTCTCGTCGTGCACCACGTAGTCTTCCAGCAGTCGCAGGGAGGCCGCATCCGCGCGCGGCGGCGCGATGGTGAACCGCGTCTCCGGCAGGGGTGTGTTGCCCACCAGCGGGACTCGTTGCAGATAGCTGCCCTTATCGCCCGCCGGCTTCAGGCCAAGCAGCGCGAACTGCGTGGCGATGTACTCCGCGGCGAGATCGCCTCCGCGCTGCCCGGTTCCGCGTCCCTCGAGAAGGTCGCTGGAGAGAAACTTCACGTGCGCGCGGATGCGCTCGGCGCTGATTGACTTCATCGGCCCCGAGATCCCCGGCGGCAGGTTGAGCGCCGGCCTGTCCGAGGCAGGGCTGGATGCGGATGTTGGCGCCTGCTGTGCGATGACTACCGTCGCAGCCAGCACGGTTACAAGCACAAGACCGATGTCTCTCTTCATGCCGCCGATTGTAAATGGCGCGCAAACAACAACGCCCGGCCAAAGGGCCGGGCAGTTTAGTATTCGATCCCGCGCCGCGGGATCAGTTTTTGGACCCTCAACCGCCCTTGAAGTCGGGCACCTGCTCGCCCGGCAGAAACACGACAAGTTTCGCTCCCTGGTGCCGTGCCGCCGCCACGCCGGTGACGTGCTGCACGTCGGCGCGCGACCAGCCCACACTCGTCAGCTCGATCTTTCCCGCCTCGTTCACCAGGAACAGTGTCGGGACGTTCGTCAGGCCGTAGGCGTTGGAAACCGGATACCGTTCGGTGTCGTCGAGCGCGATCGGGAACGTTATGCCGAATTTCTCGGCGAAGGCCGCGCTGTTTGCCGCCGAATCCTGCGAGACGCCGACGATCGCCAGTCCCTTTCCGTGCGTGCCCTGGAAAATGCGCTCTATATAAGGAAGCGCCATCTGACACACCGGACAACTTATCTTGAAGAAGGCCAACAGCACAGGACCGCTCTTGCGGACGTCCGACAAACGAAACTCGCCGCCTCCCAGCAGCGGCAGTACGACTTCCGGCGCAGCTGTACCCGCCTTCAGAGCAGCCATTCGGTTGGGGCCTCCATTGGGAAGTTGTTCGAGCGGCGATGACTCATTTCGTTAGATATCGAATTATCAAATACGATTCTAAAGCGCCAGTCCTGCCCGGCGCAGCGCTTTGCGCGTCACGCCGGTCAGCGCCAGCCGCGGCAAACGCCGGCGATCTATCCACTCGCCGCGTTCGCGCCCGGTCCCGCGATGCACTTCCACGCGGTAGTCGGTGGTGGTGATCGAGTGCTTGAGACGAAACAGTAGCCCGCCGTTCGCGGAATCCAGCGACGGCAGCTCCCACATCCCAGGCATGAGCGAGGCATCCGCTTCGCGCCGCACGAGCCGCACTTTCGCGCCTCCAGCCGCGAACGCCAGCGCATACCTCAGCTCAGCTTTGCGCCGGTCCGCTGCCGGAGCAGGCGGCGCTGCGCCTCGCGTCGCGCAGAGGTTCACCACCGGACACGCGGCACACAGCGGTCCATGAGGCAGGCACACGGTGGCTCCCAGCTCCATCATCGCCTGGTTGAAGTCGCCGGGATTTCGCGGGTCCAGCAACTCGCCGGCGGCCTTCCACAACGCCTCTCCGCGCAATCTGCGGCCCACGACGCGCCCAATCAGGCGCTCCACGTTGCCGTCCACCACGGCCGTGGGTTCTCCGAACGCGATGCTGGCCACGGCCGCGGCGGTGTAGCGCCCCACGCCGGGAAGCAATTGCAGTTCAGCAGCCGTGCGCGGGAACTGGCCTTCGCGCTCGCGGACCAGCATGCGCGCCGCCGCGTGAAGCGCCCGCGCCCGGCGGTAATATCCGAGCCCGCTCCAGGCGGCCAGCACCGATGACTCACGCGCCCGCGCCAGGCGCCGCACCGTAGGGAACCTTGCCAGGAAGCGCGGAAAGTAATCTGCCGCCACCGCCGCGCGCGTCTGCTGCAGCATCACTTCGGAAACCCACACGCGATACGGATCGCGGTCGGCGCGCCACGGCAGGCTGCGCCTGGCGTGCGCGTACCAGCGCAGAAGATTTCTGCGAAACCGCCGGCGGTCGGGAGTGGCTTGCATCGGCCCGATTGTAAATGTCGCGCCAAATATCCACATCGAAACAGGTGCAACACGGGTTGGCAGCCTCGGCATCCATCTCTCTGCGGGCAACGCTGTGCCCGCCGGCCATGACTTGGTTTCGCATCCCCGCAATACTCGCTTTGTCAGCGCTTCTCTGCCTCCCCGGATGCGGCGGTGGCAGTTCTTCCAGCAACAACGCGCCCACCGTGACCTCTACCAACCCTGCTCCGGGTGACACGTCGGTGCACGCGCCGGTGATCATTTCGCTGGGCCCCGGACAGAGCGCGATGGGCGTCAACATCAACGTGCCCGCACCGGCCGCTTCGCCCGCGCCCAACGCCGAGGTGCTGGGTGTAGCGCCCGCCAGCGGCATGGCATCAGCATTCAACACCGGCGCCACGATCCACGTGGGCAGCACGCAGCGGGTCATTGTGTTTGGACCGGGAATAGACGGCAGCATGCAGGTCATCGTCGGCGGCGCCAACGACGTTGCCGTGGCCAACGTCCAGTCCATCAGGGCGACCGACGGCACGCCCGGCATCTCCTTCGACGCGACCGTGAGCGGCAACGCCGCGCTGGGAGGGCGCACCGTCTACCTGCGCAATCCGCAAAACGATATCACCGCGTTCACCAGCGGCCTCGAGGTAGTCCCGTGAGACGCGTGCTTGCACTCGCCACGTTGCTGATCGCCGTTGTGGCTTCGGGCACCACCGTCGAGCCGCTCTCGATTGAAACCATGACCAGGCGCGCCGCACGCGTGGTGGAAGCCCGCGCCATCGAGAGCTGGCCGGCGTGGGACACCTCGCAGCATCTCATCTACACCTACACGCGCTTTCAGGTCGTACGCGCACTCAAAGGCAGCGCCGCCGCCACCGTGGTCGTGCGCCAGCTCGGCGGCAGCGATGGCCACTACACGCAGAAGGTCTCCGGTGT
This genomic window from Terriglobales bacterium contains:
- a CDS encoding TlpA disulfide reductase family protein — translated: MAALKAGTAAPEVVLPLLGGGEFRLSDVRKSGPVLLAFFKISCPVCQMALPYIERIFQGTHGKGLAIVGVSQDSAANSAAFAEKFGITFPIALDDTERYPVSNAYGLTNVPTLFLVNEAGKIELTSVGWSRADVQHVTGVAAARHQGAKLVVFLPGEQVPDFKGG
- a CDS encoding A/G-specific adenine glycosylase, with translation MQATPDRRRFRRNLLRWYAHARRSLPWRADRDPYRVWVSEVMLQQTRAAVAADYFPRFLARFPTVRRLARARESSVLAAWSGLGYYRRARALHAAARMLVREREGQFPRTAAELQLLPGVGRYTAAAVASIAFGEPTAVVDGNVERLIGRVVGRRLRGEALWKAAGELLDPRNPGDFNQAMMELGATVCLPHGPLCAACPVVNLCATRGAAPPAPAADRRKAELRYALAFAAGGAKVRLVRREADASLMPGMWELPSLDSANGGLLFRLKHSITTTDYRVEVHRGTGRERGEWIDRRRLPRLALTGVTRKALRRAGLAL
- a CDS encoding M28 family peptidase is translated as MKRDIGLVLVTVLAATVVIAQQAPTSASSPASDRPALNLPPGISGPMKSISAERIRAHVKFLSSDLLEGRGTGQRGGDLAAEYIATQFALLGLKPAGDKGSYLQRVPLVGNTPLPETRFTIAPPRADAASLRLLEDYVVHDETQQPVVDIDAPVVFVGYGIDAPEYKWNDYKDADVRGKILLMLVNEPPSSDPKFFKGDALTYYGRWTYKYEEGARKGAAGVLLIHKTDMASYGWEVVRNSWGGERSFLRDKPGPKLKAAGWVQLEVARQVLKSAGQDLDALMQQAKSRDFRPIPLAVEAHAHIVSRVRPFDSNNVIAELPGAGPRAGEGVMYSAHYDHLGIDPALKGDQIYNGAADNATGCGILLELARAWSNVRPRPARSIYFASVTAEEQGLLGSEYLGLHLPAAADKITLALNFDNVQPFGIPEQTQVAGSERTTFYPTVESVARSFGLEIKPDPRPQAGHYYRSDHFSLARVGIPAFSVNQGDKFRGHDQQWGAKQAEEYTAHRYHQPSDEYRDDMDFRGEAQMAVFGFILGWKAASQPQLVRWLPGDEPSREDLPGAQATPR
- a CDS encoding tetratricopeptide repeat protein, translating into MLKIRDLAVCLVAAAACVTAMPAPQAASQPKLVPASTASAEARAKFERGIAAIENLQLGPALDEFRAAAKADASFALAHLFVAYCTTDPAEETRELTAARRLAPRSSRGEKLLISWIAGSRENDYVTAIAAMNDLLHDFPDDPRIGFLAGRWLILQRRYEQGQKLLERALAADQNYPAVLNELGYSYAFSRNYDKAVEVMARYAALLPNEPNPHDSWGEVCRMAGRYDQALEHYRASLKIDPKFSLLGLADTYALMGEGQKARAAYAEAIANAPTQGDAVDYALQSALTYVREMKFEDADKAFGEVAAKARALGMARRRATAYRAMGMYATSNAAATKWLDRAEKALAADPGMAKSDRAEEHAQILYARALRARFADGRAGAAKAVAELASMAAASRSHLIQRSYHGAAGALLVAQGKFPQAIPHLEEDVVNPISAGLLAGAYEKTGAMDDARELRHRLASFHEPTLEDALAGSDSGRLASAR